The following DNA comes from Labrus mixtus chromosome 8, fLabMix1.1, whole genome shotgun sequence.
GGTGACTGGTAGGTGGATAACAAAGCTGATTATTAACCCAGAAATATCTTTAGTGATGAGGATGTTATTTATCTATTTGGATTTCCGTCTGTTCTTATAATTACCAGTTTTACCTCCTCTAGAAATCTGTAGTTACATTTCATCAGTTGTTATTTGATTTGGATATCATCttatcagaatgtttttttaatacttgtGTTTGATGATGGTAGTTTGACACTTACTGTTAGAaagttatgatatatatatatatatatatatatatatatatatatacacacggTATATATAATATGAGGGTTTgtcaaaaagtgaaataacCAAATAATTTGGTTTTGTACAGTGGCTCATTTAATGCCATTTGTCTGGTTTTGCAGAGGTGTTGATACAAGACCGTAGAACAATCATATTGTGAAATATAACATCACAAGTGTGTataacttcaaaatgtttttgttctttttcctaGCATTTTGGCAGAGGAATTCATGACGAGCCGTGCGGAGTATGAACAAGAAGCCATGAAGCTGACAGAGGAAACTGCAGCGATGTCAATGGATGACATGGAAAAAGTAAATGGTCTCCTATAAAATTGTCAATGTCTAAGAGGCATTGTCTTTTTGTATGGCTGTATGGTACACGTTAAAGTGTGTCTTTCAGGTTTTAAATTAACATTGTAACGAGCTAGCACCAgctacacatacagtatacatacaTGAGAACTAGCCCTAacctgaagtgtgacagagaagTCAAGTGATGACAGGTACGGAAAGGACTGATTCTCACACAGGGAAAACATAAGGTTAGGTCAGCTCACCTATACGCGGGTCTGCCGGGCCACCGGCGGCCTGATCGCACCGGACGGCTTTTAGAGCAACGAGCCCAAGCTTTGTGTTtgagttcagttttgtttgttgtagttAGTTCACAAGTTATGGCTGGTTTCAATAACAAGTTCGTGGGAGTGGGTCAGCTGTCAAGTCCGACAGCTTCAAAGTCGGCGTCCATAAGGGTCCTCCGTCAGCTGCCACTTCACCTGTCTTATTACGTCATTTAAAGCGACAGAGCACCGCTCTGAGCGCACCTCAGGAATGGTGCCTTCAAGACTATCGGACAATCCAGTAAACACAGCTTAAACCCAGTCTCTAGTCTCCCCATGAAAACCAGTCCAAAGTAATTTACAAAATAGACAGATAAGGATGAAGAAGAACCTCACTGTTTCCTAACAACATATTGTCTTGTAATGTTTATTTcctcttgtttcttttaaaaaatggaatttccccttgtgggattgataaagtaaatcttcttcttctaaagaAAATGGTGGATCCGGTGGCACAGTTCATACCCCAACATCTGATCTGTCCACTCACCAAGAAGATGTTTGTTGATCCTGTGAAAACGGTCTACGGCACGGTGTATGAACGCAAGGCCATCGAGGAACACCTGAAACAGTGAGTTTGTTTACAGCTGTTGACATGAATGTAATGTGAGTTAGCTAAAAGTTACAAAAACTACACATTTGCTTATGAAACCATTTAAGAAGGCATTTCCTCAGATGACTTGGCTAAATGCTCTTTGCAGACACCAGTATGAGCCGCTAGCTGGACAAGGACACGAACTTGAAATGGGCGACATCATAGCAGACCAGGACATGAAGAAAATGGTGATGGAGCATCGAACACGTCAAATTAAATagttctgaataaaaaaaaacaatgaagcgGATCCGCCTTAGTACTTAAATGCAAACTCTGCTTTGTGAAGAGATGttcattaaataattgatgtCTGTTCATAATCAGTTCTCTTAATGTTTCCTACAATCATATCAACGTTTATGTTCAACTTCCTTtttagagtttaaaaagatACTTCATTTATAGGAGTTGAAAATAGTAATAAAGATAATAAAGCATTACAGGTTTTTCAAAAAGGAGGAGGTTTGGATGGGAcaacctttgtctttttttttattcaaagcactttttgaATTAGTTGTTGCTTTAAGCTCGATGTTTTTCTATCAAATGTCATTGTTCTCTATTTTACctataaaaatacttttcatgaCTACATTTTGTGATAATTTTCTTGGAGTGAAACAAATCAAGATTCTGGTTCATTGTATTCGACCTACTTGcatttgtaaaataataaagagTGAAAGTGGacaaataacatgttttttctttggtcTTTAGTTCACAAACAACAGTTTCTTGAAGTATTCATAATGAAGTTTATGTAGTATTCAGACCATCCAATGGCATACAGTAAGTGTGATTTTTCTGCAGGTGTATAACAGTAAGAACTTTCTTTCATGACAGGTCATCTATTGGTCACTGTAAGGCTAACACAGTAGAATTTTACTCGATAACATGGTTACCAACAAGACTTTTGCTAGTAGTGagacatctttttttgtgtttttgctttataCAATTACGTTGTTTAATACCTGTCCCGTGCAAATACGTTTGTGAGTGGttatgtacatgtgtgaaaatattgaATACATAGTTTTGACTTagaacaatacaaataaaacataaaggtAAAAGTCTTAAAGACATTATTTTTCACTAAGGGTAGATTAATAGTTGACCACTGATGTAGGAAGTGTTCTGATCCTTAAATAAACaagctgctttaaaaatgttacttGAAAAAAGTCTGCGAGTTTCTCAGTAATTAAATGTATAACATTTGACATTCTTGCTCATGCATTCATGGTTTGGCTACATTTGACTTTTGTAGAGCTCACTTGAACTTTTTCACTTATTTCTGAGGAGGTGTTAACACTTGTGATTTATTGGTGGAGAAACCCATTAATAAGaatgtttaataaaatatgtcacatgtttaaaCCTCGGGGCATGTTTGGCTGTCCTCCTGTGCACTGTTTTGGCCTCGATTGACCGATATGTTTCCAGCACAAACTATCCTTTCCTCAAAACCTTGTGAAATAAAACCTTCCACAATAAACATGGAGTTCAGTGTTCACAGCAGTGTGTTTATAAAACCCTGCTATATTTAAAAGGCTGTGTGCATTACACAACACAACGGCTATATCAAAGCACTACcaactttttacatttaaaacatttttattttattttgttggagCTCAATACACCTTTGATGGCGCTTAATAAATGCAAACCTTGGCTTTCCATAGACTATATTATTTGAGTTTAGTGACTTAAAAGAATTACAAGTGGtgcccatagactgtaaataatatttatagtaaatacagtaaataatatttacagtctaacCCTATGTCTAATTTACCCTAGCCCTAATCTTTATAGTCTATGATGGCGCCCCCAGCCACAGGTGACCAATAAACGACAGGTAAATTGTGATTAGTTTTGATCCTCTTGACTTTCCATATAATGACCCGGtgctcacaaaaaaaagaggaagtgaatGAATCTTGTCACAACATTCTTGAAAGGAATAATAATTTGAACGCATTATATGCCTTAATGTAACTCTAAAGTATGAATTTGCAATATATTacgctttgttttcatttgacagTTGACAACTTGCGTGTCAGTAATGTATCGACCAAAAGCATACTCActtgtgcttttattctgaaggctTCGTCCGGAAGTGTTATATAGATATTAATTACGCGTGCTCTACTCGCAGGTAGTAAATGGGTCCAGTGCCTGGTCGAGTGAGGTTTGGGTAAATTCAAGAGGAAACTCGAGGATTTAGACGGCAGGTGAGTGTTTGTGAATTTTACCCGGTAATTTCAAAGTGAtatgtttttaaccttttcatATTTTCACCGCTGCACGTGAAGTTAAACTCAAACCCGCGAGCACAGTATACGTCACCAACAGTTACTTCAACAGGTATTTTTTACTGCAGAGTTACCACAGGTGATGGTTACGTTAGCTTACATTTCATATCACAGTGTGTCTCATTGCCTTTCATTTAAGTgtatgaaataacaaaaaaataaatagtcttTTTAAACAATTCCAGCGTTTTGCATGGCTTTGGTAACAGTTTAAAAGCATTGGGATTTTtatagttttacattttctcatcATTCAACTTGCTTTAAATCAGCTTGAAAATGTAATTCACTGAAGTAATGCAAGTGCAATTTACTGCTCTACTTGAATATGgtctttttgacactttttacGTCTTCTGCACGGAGTTTAggggatttctttcttttcttattttctttgattATTCGATGCTACTACTTTCTGgttacaaaatatttgatttgctTCTAAAACACTAAAGCTGATTAATATATTGGTTGCTTGACATGCTTATTTGGCAACTCGTTTGACAGCAATTTGAGGAATTTCTAAAGTACATTCACTCACGTCATGTTACGATTGGTTGGACAAACTTGTGGAATCGTGTTAGTATCTTCAGGTTGTGTAGGTAGTCAAGTCAAGATGTGTtatcattttcagattttccttttttacagACTAAACAATCCGTCTATTAAGCAGCAGATAAATCAGGTTGTAGTCACAGAAAAGGTTGCACAAACTTAGCTCCTCATCAGTCCACAATAcaggaaaattatttttctatttagaTCTTTAAACACAATGTTTTAACAGTAGGCCTTTAATGTTTTTAGTTGAGGAAAGGATCTGAATGCTTCTTTCACTTCACCTCTGCTGCACTACTAGCTGCACACTATTCAACTTGCGACATGTAGTTTTTTTGAGAGGTAACCTGCATTTCCTGCAGAGCCTGTTTACGCCCTCATGTTTCGTAAATCAGTGCACAGGTATCCTGAGAGTTGTAACACCAAAACCCTTTTTACAATTCTTACATTGAATCACAATAGGTCTGCTGTCTTTATCTTTAAGAGATAATGGAAGATTAACCTCTAAGTTTCAGGTCAACATATTATTATATGTGAGAGAAACAGTGCTAGGATTAAACCTGTTGAATTACAGATCGTGCAGGTTTTGGTGGTTGAATGCTATGATTTAATGTTCTACATTTGTTGAAAGATAAAGCTGCAGTCATTGGCCTTAcaactatttaaaaatgaactgtaattatgtttatttttgagaCTTAGTTGAATTCAGTTTTGATTCTAAAcacatctgaatgtttttaaaaatgcaactttggaaactgtatttttttcctgcatattttattatttaacacacatttttgAATAATTATTGTCCCTCATTCTATGAGACTTTCCAGGAAAAGTAGACTTTGTTTATTATGAAACAAGTTATTTATTGACATTCATGAACTTAAGTCTATTCCCTAATTTTGTTACATAAGTCAaataaaagtgtctttttgttCTGCACATAATAGTAACCccttcctgtgcttctgtatTGTACATTTGCTCTATAGGGAGATGTGGTGGGTGCTGTGGGTGCTCGCCGCCTTGCTGGCTCTCTTCTGCTGTCTGGATGTGTGGTACTTTTTGCGGGCAGCCGCTGTGATTCTGCGGGCCTGGTTCCAGCCTCCAATCCGGGACATCACAGCAGAGCAGACCCTCACAGGCCGGGTCACTACACATGACATCGACATGTGTCACATGAACAATGCCCGCTACCTCCGGGAGTGTGACTTTGCTCGCTTCTCTCTCTACACACGTAACGGTGTGTTCAAGGCCCTGCGAGCACTGCGAGCTTCAATGGTCGTTGGGGCCACCACCATTCGTTACCGCAGAGCTCTGTATATAGGGGAGGGCTACGAGCTGCGGAGCCGCATCGTCACTTGGGATGACAAAGCCTTTTTCCTGGAGCAGAGATTTGTGTCGACAAAAGACGGGTTGGTGTGTGCGGTCATGTACTGTAAGCAGAGTATCATACGCAGCAGCCCGGACAAGATCATGCAGCACCTCTGTAAGCGAAAGGTAAGAAATGTGCTTAAATTCATACAGGTTTTACCGCAAAGTGTAAATTACAAAGTGCTTTAGGATGATACGTTTATTCTGTGGTCCTAACAGGTGGAGTGTCCTGAGTTTCCAGAGGATCTTCAACACTGGGTGAACTTCATCTCCGCCAGCAGCCAGGCTCTCAGGGCAGAGAGCGGGCTGGAGGAGAAGGACAAATGAGGTGTTGCATGGGCAACTGTTGAGACTGGCTTTTTGTAAATCGGCTAACTTACCAGTTTAGGATTGAAAAGCGCTCTGAAAGAGACATTTGTCTTCTGTTCTTGATTACTCGACTTGAACACACTCGTGCCTATACCTCTGATAACGAGACACAACATAACACTCACCTGTGTCAACACTGGAACAAGATTTTGAAGATAACTTCCTCCTTTAGGAAAGTAATATGAATGTGTAAGGTGCATCCTCTTGTGCTATGAAAGCAATAAAACACATCCGTTTTGAAGTCGTATTGGTGCACTTTTATTCCCTCACCAAACGTTTAAAGGGACTTTTTATTGACTGGCTAAAAAGTGGAATTGTTTTGCATCAAACACAATCgtccaaagaaaacagaaaaacacatgaacacatccaGAAAATGAATATTAGTCtttaatacaacaacaaagcaaCTGGGTCAATAAAACATTAATTCTGTTAAAGAACTTCCAACCATCCATTGTCTGTACAGCTTTTTccctaaaaaaatatatatatttgtaacaTTGTTTTATCTGAGTACTGAAGTTTTTTCATTAACTACATTAAAACTTTTACACGAGGCTGGCTTTTCAAGAATATGTTTATAAACAAAAAACTTTCATACATCAATTATACATCAGTTGTTGACTAAGAATTCATGGCCCATGAAGACAATAATTTATCTTCAGCTgtgagaaattacatttttgaaactATTAGTAAATCGATATGAGGGATCGTGGAGAAGCTTGGTTGCAGCGCTGTGATCATGCGAAGACATTTCCATTGAATTTTCAAATAAAGTATTCACTGTGAGAAAAGAGGACTCGAGTGACTGTAGGACTGAACCGAGTCCACCACGTGGCGCTAGCAGAAAACACAGGAGCGCCCGCCGCCGTTAAACCtcatagaagaagaaagagaagattcTGATGTCGTCACACACCCGGAAGTCACACTCATTCATTCTACCGGTTTCTTCAAGTTATAGCGCATCTCATGGTAGCGCTATCTTCTGGACGCACAGTAAGTTTTACAGGCATATACATAATGAATAACGCTACAGTATTTATGATCTTAATTACATTTTAGAATATGCGAAAACTTACAGTAACGACTTCGCCTTTAAAGACAATGGTTTCAATTCTGCCAAGGCCACCAGCTGCTGGCGGCTAGCAGCTAAGCTAACAGATTTTGGCTGTCACAGCAGTTGCGCCGCGTTCATTTGAATGCTGCAGCGTTTCGCTTCCTGATTAACTCAAGGTTGAAATAAATGATAAACTTCCGTATGTGTAAATTAAATACAATGACAGCGAGCGAATAAACACTGTCCTCTTGTTTTTCTATAAACCTACACTGACATTGAAGAGGTCAAAgtagcattttattttatactgtGTGGAGATTAATTTAGAAAACTCTGTACAaccatgtgtttaaaatgacttAGGTGTAGGATGTCACCGATTCTGCTCTTAAAGTCACATGATATTgctgtttgtattgtgtagtattttatttacacctaaattatttattattatttattactgtaaatattatttatcctattttaccttattttatattttattttaccttattctattttatcttattttaccttattttattttatcttattttattttatcttattctaccttattttattttatctattttatcttattttattttatcttattttattttatctattttatcttattttattttaccttatttcattttatctattttaccttattttattttatcttattttaccttattttattttatctattttatcttattttcttttatcttattttaccttattttatctattttaccttattttatttgatcttattttaccttattggtattttggttgtattgcaccgtgggacggagacaaacgcaatttcgattccactgtatgtctggcatattttgaaattaataaagttgactttgactttgaattgGATGAGGATGGCTTTTTATCACTTACACTGGGACTGTTGTTTCAGAgagatgctgctgctggtcctgggtgccctcctcctgctcttctgcAGTCTGGATGTGTGGTACTTCCTTCGTGGTGTCCATGTCTTTGTAGAGGCATGGTTCCAACCCAGAATATGGGACATTCTAGCTGAGCAAAGCATTGAAGGAATGGTCCTCCCACATGATTTGGACTATATGGGCCACATGAACAACTCCCGATATCTTAGGGAGTGTGACTTTGCACGCTTCCACCATTACATGCGCAACGGGCTGTTCATGGCCTCACGCAAACTGGGG
Coding sequences within:
- the LOC132979321 gene encoding protein THEM6-like translates to MWWVLWVLAALLALFCCLDVWYFLRAAAVILRAWFQPPIRDITAEQTLTGRVTTHDIDMCHMNNARYLRECDFARFSLYTRNGVFKALRALRASMVVGATTIRYRRALYIGEGYELRSRIVTWDDKAFFLEQRFVSTKDGLVCAVMYCKQSIIRSSPDKIMQHLCKRKVECPEFPEDLQHWVNFISASSQALRAESGLEEKDK